A segment of the Capricornis sumatraensis isolate serow.1 chromosome 8, serow.2, whole genome shotgun sequence genome:
acagaggaggagacggtTGAATGGCGTCCCtgatccaatggacatgaatgtgagcaagctctgagggacggtgaatgacagggagacctggggcgctgtagtccatggggccgcaaagagtcagacacgactgagcgactgaacaacagctctgGGTGTGATACACCCCCTCCACAGGAGCTGACCACGGACAAAACAGACAGCACCTTGGTAGGAATATTGTAAGTGGAACAAGGCATTAGGTTCAAGGGTCTTTCAGATCACTCCCAAGAGAAATAAGGGTGTAGCGGGAGACCCAAATCCTGCCCCATCAACCCACACGACCCTCACCGTCACTTAACTCGCCAGATGACTGGCACCGCCTTGCCTTGCCTTCCAATATGAAGGGCTCCATCTTTCCACGCACCCATCGGTTCATCCGTCTTTGCTCTCCGATCCTCGGTACACCTGTCCCTTGCCTGCCTCTTGTAGTTGTGTGCACCTTGTCCCCAGTCCCAGAGCACATCTCCCCTCAGTCCAAACGCCACCCGTGTGAAGCCCCTGAAGCCCCCTTTCTCCCACCCGAGTCTCCCTCTGACACTTGACCACACAGCCGCCCGTCCCTTCCCCAGCGGGTCAGGCACCTTAGTCTGGACGCGTGTCTGGCGGGTGACCTAGGACTGCCTCACATTCGCTCTGAACGTCTCAGACACCCAGCTGGTCTCCCAGACGAGACTCGGAGCCCCCGCCCCGCCGGGGCGCTGGCTTCCACTTTGCTCTTATGGTCCTGGCAGGAAAGTTTCCTGAGCAGAACAATCGGTACCTGGCTAATTAATTCTTCTCATCTTATAGGACAGACTAATTAATCTAACTCAGCCTCCAGCTCTCTCATCCTTCTCGTTGTCACCAATTACCTTCTCTCTCCTATCTCCTGCCTCCTAAGGTCAAGAaattactgagaaatataaaagatagaCTTTCTCATGGGAAAGTCCAGGAAGAGGCCCAGGATCACTCCCGGAGATAGCAGAGTGCACGAGGCCCCCAAGTTTACTCTCAGCCACACCCGTCCCCCTTGCAGCGTGTGTCACTGCCTGTGGTTAGGTGCTTGTGTAGGTGCGTGTAGCACTGCGGACCTGTCGGGCCACTTCACCTACTGGACTGTAAGTGCTCTGAGGGCGGGGAGTCTGGTGGCCGCCGTGCCCCCGCGGCATCTAAGCTCATATCGAGCCTCGTGCACACAGATGCTTCATGGTCTTGCTGAAGGAACGAAAGGGCGGGTGGAGCGTCCAGGTGTGGCGCTCCTGCGGGTCTTTGCGTTCTCTTTCccccaactgaaaaaaaaacactcttCACGCTTTCAGACGACACAAGATGTACAGAGAGCAGCTGAACCTCACGTCCCCGGAACCCCCAGTGCAGCTCCGCCAGGACGCCAGCTGGGTCCAGTTCCACCTGGGGATCAACCGCCACGGCCTGTACCCCCGGTCCAGCCCCGTCGTCAGCAAACTCCTTCAGGACATGAGGCACTTTCCCACCATTAGCGCTGGTGAGCGTCACAGACCAGCAGGGAGACTTTCTCCCCGGGAGGCTGGGAAACCATCTCAGGCTGGGCTCCACGGTGAAATATTAGAGGGCTGATTCTGACACTCAACAGAGtaagaagaaggaaaacacaAACATTGATCTTTTAAGCTCTGAAAGCGCTCTTACGACCATGATCTCATAAGGGAGGCACAGGAGGTGTCTGTACCTAAAAAGGTGATGTCACTGTTGATCCTGTTCGCCTTTCCTGTCTGGCCGCTGTCTCTTATACAGTGATCTTATGATGTAGACCAGGGATCCCCAACCTCCCGGCCACTAACTGGTACCTCCTGCCtaatcagcagcagcattagattagaaataaagtgcacaataagtaTAACacgcttgaatcatcctgaaaccatcccccacacacaccccgagGTAGgtagaaaaattgtcttccatgaaattggtccctggtgcTAAAAAGTTGGGGACCACTGAGCCTAGACAATATCTTTGCTGTTTCACGGATGGGAACACTAAGACTCCGAAACCTTAGGCAGCCTGGCCGAGGAccagtggtggcctgctgtctcAGGTCACAAGCAGTACGCGAGTCTAAGGGACACACTGAGGGATCTGCAGACTCCAAACTATTAACGCATCGGCTTCCCAAACAGGCGTGGCCGGAATGTCCACTGAAGGGCCAGGGAACGTGAGGTCAGGATGGAGCAGGGTGGGAGACTGTGGCCCCAAACGGGGCTTGGGGAGACTCCTTACGAAACAGTCAAGGGCCCCAGGCCGCCTCCCACTCTCCCTCCTCTGATGTCTGAACTAGAGTTGATGTCTTCACAGGCCTTCTTGTCCTTTGCAGATTACAGTCAGGACGAGAAGGCCCTGCTTGGAGCCTGCGACTGCTCCCAGAGTAAgaggcctggccccgcccctggccttggccccgcccccgcctcgtCGCTGGTTCCACCCTAGTTGTGgccccgcccctggccttggccccgcccccgcctcgtCGCTGGTTCCACCCTAGTTGTGgccccgcccctggccttggccccgccccaccccattcCTGGCCCCGCCTCGTCTCCGGTTCCTCCCTAGCCGTGGCCCCGCCCCTGTCCCGCCCCCTTACCCCTGGGAACCCGGTACCTGGCGGCAGCCTGGAGGTCCCACGGGCCTCCCCAGGGGACCGGGTAGCGAGCGGAGGGGCATGAgccccctgcctcctctccccactcgCACAGAAGGGAAGGCCTTCGAGAGGAGCTTGCAGGTGGGCCGGATCGGGCGGCCCGCGAACCCTACCCAGCGTTGTCGCGGGGTCGAGGAGCTGGTTAGAAAAGCGGAGTCTCGGTCTCCACTCTGAttttctgaatcagaatctgGGTTCTCACAAAATCTTCGAGGGACTGGAGTACATTTTCAGAGTTAGGAAGCCGTGGGGCAGGGCCGTGGCTCTCAACCCGGCCGGCGACAAGCGACAGTGAcccgggggcggggtggggagtgggggggcgGTGGTCAGTGGCCTGGGGGAGGAGGCCCAGGCGTTAGCATGGCAGAAACCCTAGTGTCTCAGGCAGCCAGGCTGACTCCCTGGGGTGAAGATTCATGCAGGCCAAAGACGGGCCTGGGGTGCAGCCCAGTCCTTGGGAAGGGGTGCTCTGTACTGGGGTTCAGATGTTCACGGACACGGAGCTCACAGCCAGTCACCATCGGCCCAGCAACCTCCTCCACTGGCCTCAGTGAACTGAACACACGTCAGAAATGTCCGTGTGTCCTGACCTGTCAAAGGCTTAAAAGACAAGATTGTagggcctggggcttccctgttctttacttCCGCCCCTGCCATCCGCTGTTCGTTGGAAGGCAAAGGTGAGGGGCAGGGCCAGGGGagtcagggttagggttagggagcCAGGAGGTAGCACCTGCCAGCAGGGTCTCGCAGGGGCCCCTCAGGTGTCACGAGGCCCCGTCACCGCCTAGGTGTCCAGTCTTACTAGGAAGAGATGTTGGTCACAAGTCCAGGGCGACGTGACAGGTGGCAGGTTCAGCGTCTCTAAGGCGAGGTtgaagcagagaggaggaggtCAGATCTTCTCAGGAAAATGTCCTTTCGGGATTTTCAGAGCGCGTCCCTCTGGGGAAACCTGCATTGTTTGCCCCTTTCCGACAACAGCAGAGAAAGTCTTCTCTTGAGTCCCTGGACACTCTCCGTAACCGGACTGGACTTCACTCCGCAGGCTTTGAGAGCAAATTCTAGTCTTAGGGTCTCcagtgagagagaagagaagaaacgGGCTGGGCTTGTGGAATGAATAAAGGGCCACAGCCCCCAGCCTGGGCCCAGAAGCACCGTTAACTCCCCATTCTTCCCATGCAGTCGTGAAACCCAGTGGCGTCCACCTCAAACTGGTTCTGAGGTTCTCGGACTTCGGGAAGGCCATGTTCAAACCAATGAGGTAAGTGACTCCTTTCTGCACCCCCACGCCCAGCTGTGGCAGCCATAATAAAAGtttaatcttcattttataaagttTAGTCCCAAGCCAgagtatcattttaaaatgtacttcttgaaaaagcatgcattttttttctattaagtaATGTAGACAGAATTTGTCCCTTTTtataaaaggaaagcagaaatttATCTTTGGGTAATATAAATGATGAGCacagagattatttttttaatgtaatataaaagacgcttactccttggaagaaaagttatgaccaacctagatagtatattcaaaagcagagacattactttgctgactaaggtccgtctagtcaaggctatggtttttccagccaGTGGtaatctatggatgtgagagctggactgtgaagaaggctgagcgccgaagaattgatgcttttgaactgtggtgttggagaagactcttgagagtcccctggactgcaaggagatccaaccagtccattctgaaggagatcagccctgggagttctttggaaggaatgatgctgaagctgaaactccagtactttggccacctcatgagaagagctgactcattggaaaagactctgaggctgggagggattgggggcaggaggagaaggggacgacagaggatgagatggctggatggcatcacggactcgatggacgtgagtctgagtgaactccgggagatggtgatggacagggaggcctggcgtgctgcgattcatggggttgcagagagtcggacacgactgagcgactggactgaactgataatacAGTACAGAAGTGAAAGtcttattcactcagtcgtgtctgactctgcaaccccacggtctgtatcccgccaggctcctctgtccatgggattctccaagcaggaatactgcagtgggttgccatttccttctccaggggatcttcccaacccagggatcaagcccacatctcccgcactgcaggcagattctttaccactgagccacctgggaagtccacaacACAGTACCTACAATAAGAaacctgaatattcgttggaaggactgatgctgcaggtgAAGCTCCAGCTCTTTGgtcgcctgatgtgaagagacaactcactggaaaagaccctgatgctgggaaagactgagggcaggaggagaaggggcgacagaggacgagatggctggatggcctcactggtTCAATgcacacaagtttgagcaaactctgggagacagtgaaggacagggaagcctggtgggctgcagttcatggggtcacaaagagtcagacacgacttagcaactgaacagcaactgtGATAAATGCATCCATGCTAGTCAGGCTTTGGGAAGCAAATGACTCTCAAATTTAAAATCACGCCTAAATACGCCATGCAAAGATGAAATGATTCAGTGAATTCGGAAGGGCAGCCAAAGGactgtatattcttttttcaatttttattttttctttacttactttttttttttttagccgcTCCActtggcttacaggatcttagttccccgaccagggactgaacccgtgggTCATAGCAGTGAAAGGGttcagtcctaaccactggaccatcagggaactccCAGAGTGTGTATTCTTACATACAGAATTCAGGAATTAAAGCAAGCTCAGGACACACAGACAGTCCTCACTGACCTGGACATCGGGCAATGCTAACACGTAGTTCAGGGTCAGGCCTGGCCCTGGGAGCCTGTACTTCAAAAGTGGCTGCGCCTTTGAAAAGAGCGTCCCCACTTTGGGCAGCCCCTTGCTGTGGTTTCCAGGACTGGCTGgtgattttcttttatgttttgttttgaaggttttcttttatttggaccttttctaaagttttattgaatttgttacaatgttgcttctgtttcatgttttggttttttggccacaagcatgtgggatcctagctcgctctggatcagggatggagccCATCCCCCTGgcttggaaggcgaagtcttaaccacccgAGCGCGGGGGGAGTTCCAAGGATGCTGGTTTCAGCAGAGCGCACGGCACTGTTCCCCTGGCAGGTGCCGCTTACTTAATGGCTTTCCACAAAATGACATTTGTTGACATTGACATCACTCTTGCAGCCACCGTGCAGCCCCATGCGGTGGATTATAAAATTATTCCAAGACCGTCCCTCTTCAGATGATTATCGGCGTCCAGGCCAGTCACCGCGGGGCCAGCAGGCAGGGCGCCCTGCATTAGTGGGAGACGCCTTGCTGAGCTTACACACCCAGCAGCCGGCTCCTCACTACCAGGCAGGGGATGCTTTTCAGCGATGCAGTCGAGATTTCTTAATGTTTATAAACAAATACCCTCGACGCCAGCCTCCCTCCCGTCTCTGGCAGGGCCGGTCTCACGACCCAGTGGAGGTGCGTCTGTGAGGACGGTGGGTCCACGCACCCAGGACCTTCCTGCTCTTCCAGTGTCCGTCCTGCTGGATCGCATCTCTGGGGCACTTGTCCTTTCATGAGGTTCTGCTCAGACCCGGCCTCTCAGTCCTCGGCCTCCGGGTCTAGCCCACCTCTGGTCTGCTGGCCAGCACCCCGTCCTCCCTGTGTCTGCAGGGAGTGCATTTCTTCACTCTCAATGACTGGGCTTTTCAGAGAATCAGCCACTGTCATCAAAGTGGCTCGAGTGGGAGGCCTggtgaggagggggcagggggcagggggccacAGGACAGTCAGCGTCCTACAAGCAGCCTGGCTCCTCCCACTTGCAGGTCCCGCTGAGCAGAGGGGCCTCCGCCGCTCCTACGTGGGGTCCCTCCCCTGTGCGAGCTCGGAAAGCACAGACATGCATCTCCTTTCTGGCTGGTCGCATGTATCAGCTCTGCTCCCAGGCTCCTACCCGAGGACTGAGTCCAGGGCctgtctcctcccttccttccagaCAGCAGCGAGATGAAGAGACGCCCGAGGACttcttctatttcattgactttCAGAGACACAACGCGGAGATCGCTGCTTTCCACCTGGACAGGTAGCGCTGGCCCCAAGGAGGCGGTGCTGGCTGCAGAGGCCAGTCCTGAGAGGTGCCccagcccacccacccccacctctcccgtcCGTTCCTCCTGCTGGATTTTCTTGGTGGATCCCAGTGATGCCTTCAAACCCAACACAACCCATCAGCCCTGGGGATTGCAAAACACAAGGCCTTTTAATGTAACAAGGAGTGCTTGGTACGGAAAGGAGACCTGCCAGGCTGCCTGTGGCTCAGTGTCCTGACCTGAGAGTGGGGAGAATGCGCCCCCTGCCACTTCCCCAAGTAGTGCCTCCTGGCTGCGATATGAAAAGGCGAAAGCGCATTCCTGAacttcccagccccctccctgcccgTCATTCCTAGCTGAGGTGTGGTCTGGGGACTGGcagcccaggcccccagccccctccctggaACTTTCCAGAAACGCAGAATCCCAGCCTCAGCCTGGCCCCGCTGACTCAGAGGCCCTTCTGAACAGGATTGGGGGTGACTCACGTGCACACAAGCATGAGGAGTTCTGAGCCGAGCTCAGGGTCATGCTGGGGGTTTGCCCAGAAGGGCTGATGGGATAGAGTCCTTCCCCAcgcccccagcccctgggatGCACGCTTGCCCTGGACACTGAGACCCCCACCCTCGACTGGGTGCAGTCAGGACGGCccacccatttctttttttttggctgtgcctgggagctggtgggatcttagttccccaaccagggaccgaacctgtgcccccacagtggaagcatagagtcccAACCACTGCACCAATGCAGGGTTCTCAGCAGGTCCCTTTCCAGTGGCAGCTGTGTCTTTCAGGCGGTCATCCCTCGGACCTCAACAGGCCTCCGTCTCTTTCAGGATTCTGGACTTCCGGCGGGTGCCGCCGACCGTGGGCAGGCTGGTCAACGTCACCAAGGAGATCCTGGAGGTGACCAGGAATGAAATCCTGCAGAGCGTTTTCTTTGTCTCTCCAGGTGGGCTTCTGGCGAGAGCGATTCTCTGGGTCTGAGAGCATGGGCCGCCGCATGGTCTGACCTCCTGCCGGCGGTCCCCCGTTCCCGGGTGCTGCCTGCCACCTGCAGACGGGCTCCTGACGGTCACACGCGGTGATCTGTGGACCGAGGCGGCTGGGTACCAGGTGCCCCCGCCCAGCCCGTGTAGGCCCTGAACTCTGATGCCGGCAGCCCCGGAGGCAGATGTCACCCGTccagacagaaagcaaagagagactgtgtcagtcactcagtcgtgtccgactttttgtgaccgcatggactgtagtccagcaggcgcctctgtccacgggactctccaggcaagaatactggagtgggttgccatgcccttctccaggggatcttcccgatggaacccaggtctcccgccttgcatgtagactctaccagctgagccaccagggaaggcccctgcCAGTGTGGGCACGACGCAGCAGGCTGGGCGCACGAGTCTCGACTCCAAGACAGTTGAGAGGTGGTTCCCAGGACGCGCGATGCCGCAGTGTCCTCCGCAGGTGGCAGAGGCCGcgtcttctcctgccttttcccAACACGAGTTCGGGGATCCCCTGGGGCAGGAGGGCCGGGGCCCGCTCCTCCTCTgaccaccctctcctcctctgccctccagccaACAACGTGTGCTTCTTCGCCAAGTGTCCGTACATGTGCAAGACGGAGTACGCTGTGTGCGGCAGCCCGCACCTGCTGGAGGGCTCCCTGTCCGCCTTCCTGCCGTCCCTCAACCTGGCCCCGCGGCTCTCCGTGCCCAGCCCCTGGATCCGCTCCTACTCGCTGGCAGGGAGAGAGGAGTGAGTTGGTCCTGGGACCAAGGGCAGCTCCCCCGGCCTCGGGAGGCCCGCCGCCGTCCGCTCCTCCACCTCACCCCACATGCATGCTGGGTGTCGCTGCCGCCCTTTTAGTTCCCGGGTTGTTATAAAAAGCCCCCTGTGTACCCCGCGCTGGAGGCTGGGGGAGACAGACAGGACAGCCCAGGCTCTTCCTTCGAGAAGCCCCTCGGTCCAGCATGGGGCAGACAGTAGCCAGGCTGAGAGGGCAGAGATGCCCGCGGGGGACCCGGGCTCCCCGAGGCAGTCGTTCCCAGGGCCTGGCCGGGCACAGGGCAGGTGCTCAGTGAACGAGCCGACTGGATGAATGGGTTCATCCCTCCAGACTCCCAGCCGGGGTGGGAAGAGGAGCGAACAGGCAGGACTTCTGGGGGCCGTGGCAGATCCTTAGGGACACGTGAAGGCTGAGGGGGAGCCCCCCAGATGAAAGGGACCTGGGGGCCTTCTGATGGACAGAGAGTGGCAGAGGGTGGCTGGCGGGGGGGCTGCAGAGGGTGGCTGGCGGGGGCGCTGCAGACGGCTCGGGGCCGCTGGGGGTCGCTGCGGAGGAAGCTAGCCCCGGCATGGGGTCAGTGCAGCACCCTGCTGGGCGGGTCACTGTGAAAGGGCTGGAGCCTCCTCGCAGCGAGTCTGACGCTGCCGGGGGCCCTTTCCCGGTTCCTCCTGGGGGTCCCCACGGCCCCCAGCCCAGGCAGGAGCGGGGAGGCAGGGACGCGGGTAGGGTGAGGGCGGACTCCTCCACCCCGGCTTTTCCTCCCCCAGGTGGGAGGTCAACCCCCTCTACTGCGACGCGGTGAAGCAGGCGTACCCCCACAACAGCAGCAACCGCCTGCTCAACATCATCGACATGGCCATCTTCGACTTCCTGATCGGTGGGTGCAGCACCGGGGAACCCCTGTGACCCTCCCATGGGAGTGAATGGCTGTCCCGTCTGGAGGGGCAGGCCCGTGGCCCCGAGGCTGGGCGTGGATGGAAGTCGTCCTCTTCACAGTGGGAGCGTGGGGCGCAGGCAGGAAGTGCAGCGGCGGGAGGAGCCAGGGAAGGGACTGTCACCCACCATGGAGGCCCCTGGGGGACGGGCAGGCCAGGGAGAAGGGCAGGGGTGCAGGCCGCCGCCCTGGGGGGCCGGTGAGTTTCTGGAAAGGCGGGGAGCCAGGCCCAGCGTGGGTGCCGGGCAAGGAGGCCCAACCTTCCAGGCGGGTGTTAGGACCCCAgcaggctggggcggggggaTGGCCCCGGGAGAGAGGCTCAGGCGGGTGCAGAACCCCCGCCTCTGGAGAGCTGCAGCCTCGGCCCCAGAGGGAGCTCGGAGGCGGGCGCCCTGTCCGCAGGCCCTGGCCCGCCCCAGCGCCTCGCCTCCCCCGCAGGGAACATGGACCGGCACCACTACGAGATGTTCACCAGGTTCGGGGAGGACGGCTTCCTGGTCCACCTGGACAACGCCCGGGGGTGAgcgaccccgccccgccccccggggCCCTCCTGGCCGCTTAgcctttgctcttttttctttggccgccgccgccgggtctttgttgctgcggtGGCTCTTCCCTAATGTGGAGAGCGCGGCTGTTCTCGTTTCCGTGCCCAGGCTGCTCACTGGGGCGCCGTCTGTAACGGGCTCTGGAGCACCGCGCTCAGTGGTCGTGGCTCCGGGGCTCCGGGGCCCAGGCttagctcagtagctgtggcgcctGGCCTTAGCTGCTCCCCGGCACGtggatctccccagaccaggcaTGGGCCCCGCGCCCCGTGCATCGCCAGGCGGACGCTTACCCGCTgcgccagcagggaagccctcccttcgCTCGTCTTTGCTGAGGAGGCGGCCTGCACgccctctccccatctccctccGCCTTCACTGCTGGACGCAGAGCGTCCGCCTCCTGTCGGCCTCCACCCTCGGGCTGGTGGATACAGGGACGAGTGGGCGCTATTTTTGCCCTCTCTGGAGGAGGCTTGTGTGACCTGAGGAGGAGAGGCGTGGGAGGAGCAGCGGCCGCGAGCCCGGCGTGCACGTGGAGCCCGGCGTGCACGTGGAGCCCGGCGTGCACGTGGAGCCCGGCGTGCACGTGGAGCCGTGTCCATGGGCCGCGCAGCAGAGGCCGGgcgggcgtgggggcggggcggggcggggcgggggaggccgcgggggaaggggtgggggcaggggcggcCCCCCCAGCGCCCTCTGTCCGTCTCCCCCGCAGGTTCGGCCGGCACTCCCATGACGAGATCTCCATTCTGGCGCCGCTCTTCCAGTGCTGCCGGTGAGCGTCCCCTTCGGGGCGGCTCCGGTGCCCACAGGGCTCTGCAGGGCTCCACCCGTTTCCGCTGCTCTAGGATATGGGCGGGCGGACGACAGGAAGCCGGGCATCTCCTGTCCCTTAACCGCAGAACTGCCCCCGCAGATAAGCATGCGCTCACTCGCGGAGCCTGGTGGCCTCTGCTGTGTCCCGGCTCACGTAGTTTGTAAACACCGCTGTCCTGTCACCGTCTAAGCAGAATCCTGACTCAAGTCCTATAAGCTCTTGTCGGAGAGGAAGCCCCCAGGCCTCCGCCTGGCCAGCACGTCTCCACAGCATCTCTGACCGCCTCCAGCCTGGCTGGTGTGTCAGGACCAGCGCACCTGCTGGGCAGCCGTGTCCGAGGCTGGACAGAAACATGTGGCTCACGGGGAGCAAAAGTGTCTCCATTCCCTGCTGGGAAGTTTGAGCCTGAACTTTCTTCCTCCACTTCCTGGGGTGACTTACACGTACCCCTCTCCCTGCCACCCCCCTCCTGAGCAGGAAAGGCAGGGGTTGTGTGTGATTGAGGCTAGACACAAGCTGCTTACACCTGAGTCGAAGTCACAGCCCCACGTAAGAGATCGGAATCCTAAAGGTTGGCCCAATCCCATTTCAGAGTCTGATGCAGAGAAATCAGAACCACAGAGCTGAGCAGAAGCAAGGTGGGGCCAGCAGTGGCCACCACCTTTGAGAAGGCCGGCACCCGCGCCATCTCACCTACTGGGGGCTTCTCGCACTGGCTTCAAATTTCCTGGGAAAGCTCTCACTCAGCACTTGCTTGGATTCCCCAAGAAGCACCGGATGCCTGGGGCACCACAGTTGAGAGTCCGGACGGCTCCGCAGACCGCTGGGCAAGGACCGCAGGGCGCTAACCGCCACCCCACCCAGTCCCTTCTTACCGGGTGTCATTCAAGAGTGCCCGAGAAGGCGCTGGGCGAGGAGACGGCTCTGCAGCATGAGGCCCCCGGAACAGGcagtggggagagaagggagccGGGAAGCCTCCCCCTTCACCTTTACTAACTGGGTTTTTGACTCTGCCTCCAGGATAAAGAGGAAGACGCTCCTGCACCTGCGGCTGCTGGCCCAGGCTGACTACAGGCTCAGCGACGTGATGCGCGAGTCGCTGCTGGAGGACCAGCTCAGCCCCGTGCTCACGGAGCCCCATCTCCTCGCCCTGGACCGCAGGCTGCAGACCGTCCTCAGGACTGTGCAGGACTGCGTCGAGGCCTACGGGGAGCAGAGTGTGGTGGCCGACGGCCCCGTGGGACAGTGGGCCCCAGACTCGAGCCGGGCTAACGCAACAAGCtaggggctggaggaggcacaCCCCAGAAAGCGGACCAGAGCCGCGGTGAACTCCGAGTGTGGACCACCGCTTCCCCGGGGCCCCCATACAGGCTGGGGCCTGGGTCAGGAGCTCACGAGGCAGGCAGGGCGAGGGGATGATTCTGAAAGAGCGGAAGTGTGACCCAGCGAGCCTCCCTCCTTGGAGCACTGGCCTGGGTCCCCTCCCCCGGGAAGCTCTACTCCATCAAGGCCACAGACACCTGCTGAGCCCACTGGGAACCTGGACACAGGTCTGGCCTGGAGGCCTGGCTCCCCGGACAGCATTAACTGTCACAAATAAAATGACAGGACATCAGATGGACTCCTCTAGGTGTTTACTATGGCCACAAGGATGATTCCTGATCGACACAGAAACATCCGGCGTCTCAGGAGCAAAGAAAGGAACTACACATGGCGGCTCTCCAACTGGTTTAAAGTACACTTCACACTCGATCCACGTCCCAATCACTGTGGCCCAGTCTCAACACAGCCGTCCCCTCTGATTTCTCAGATGTGTTATCACAAGAGATAAACAGAGGGATCTGCTCAGGGTATCCGAAAAGGATGTTTCCATCTCAAAGAGTAAACATCGACTGAACTGGCAGCAAGGATGTCAGGACTGGCATCGGCAGCTGTAAAAGGCGACACGAGGGGGTCCTGCAGTGGGACGACACAAGGACGGGTCCGGCAGGGGCGCGAGCCTGGACGGGAGCAGGGCAGCTGGGGCCCGTCCGGCCCGCCAGCCAGCGCTGGCTCCCGTGAGGCCCGGCAGTGCCCGCGCCGGGCCCCGAGCGCTGCGGGCTGCCCGGAGCAGTCTGCCGCTCCAGATGCCCGCCCCTCCGCCACCCGCTCAGACAGGGCTCAGTCCACTTTACTTCCTAAGCTCCCAGCCAT
Coding sequences within it:
- the FAM20A gene encoding pseudokinase FAM20A yields the protein MPGLRRDRLLTLLLLGALLAADLYFHLGPRVRRRLQHRERPLGCPCARRAASPAPAPAPSAPRRVEPGGGGDPGSKLRALFAHPLYNEPEEPPLLGPEDSLLAGPEALRYYRRKVARWNRRHKMYREQLNLTSPEPPVQLRQDASWVQFHLGINRHGLYPRSSPVVSKLLQDMRHFPTISADYSQDEKALLGACDCSQIVKPSGVHLKLVLRFSDFGKAMFKPMRQQRDEETPEDFFYFIDFQRHNAEIAAFHLDRILDFRRVPPTVGRLVNVTKEILEVTRNEILQSVFFVSPANNVCFFAKCPYMCKTEYAVCGSPHLLEGSLSAFLPSLNLAPRLSVPSPWIRSYSLAGREEWEVNPLYCDAVKQAYPHNSSNRLLNIIDMAIFDFLIGNMDRHHYEMFTRFGEDGFLVHLDNARGFGRHSHDEISILAPLFQCCRIKRKTLLHLRLLAQADYRLSDVMRESLLEDQLSPVLTEPHLLALDRRLQTVLRTVQDCVEAYGEQSVVADGPVGQWAPDSSRANATS